The genomic segment AGCGTGATAGTGATAGCGACACAAGCCCATAAACAATTTATTGTCAATTCAGAGCAGTTTTCAGATAAATATCAAAAGACATTAGTTACAACACAGTTTAGAGAACTGCTTTTTGAACGCATAGAGCAGTCGGTATTATATGTAACAAAGAAAAACAATGTTTTTGGAATAGATAAAAATGTAGTTTATTGGATTGGAGATAGCAAACAACTTGTTGCTGTCACTCGTATGAGTCTGCAAAATCCAAAACGTTCAGCGGTATATATGCTAAGTGTCATTGATAATGAGCTTATTTATTGTGAGAAAGTCATGGACAGTTGGATAGCCGAGGCCGGAGAAATACCTTCTGATATATGCCAATATTCGAGAGTGATAGCTTCAGATATTGATAAATTATCTATTCGTTATTATGGCTGGCCAAATAGCACAGAGATGTTGCAAGCACAAAGCTCTGAGTTTTTAACTGGGGTCAGATCCAAACAGCAGTGGTTTACTCAATATCACGGAGAGAAAACAGAACTAGCACCAGAGTGGATAGAGTTAACATTAACTGAAAAAAATGAGCAAAAAAACACATGGTTATTACCAGTTAAATACCATGATTCCGAAAGATTAACTTTGCTTTATAATCAGGCGGAAGGATGAACCATGCGGATCTCAGGCTCTAAAGAGAAAGGTGCAGCCCTTATAATGGTGTTAATGATTGTCGCCATCATGACGGTCGTTGTCAC from the Aliivibrio wodanis genome contains:
- a CDS encoding putative uncharacterized general secretion pathway protein → MDTIKKNNGFTLVEMLVSMVILSSVIVIATQAHKQFIVNSEQFSDKYQKTLVTTQFRELLFERIEQSVLYVTKKNNVFGIDKNVVYWIGDSKQLVAVTRMSLQNPKRSAVYMLSVIDNELIYCEKVMDSWIAEAGEIPSDICQYSRVIASDIDKLSIRYYGWPNSTEMLQAQSSEFLTGVRSKQQWFTQYHGEKTELAPEWIELTLTEKNEQKNTWLLPVKYHDSERLTLLYNQAEG